The following are encoded together in the Deinococcus aerolatus genome:
- a CDS encoding multicopper oxidase family protein, protein MFRFAGFAVSLLILFASAVAAAPGPDRASLIDQFLHTRVGTVSLKAFSGQVREFTLEVHRIQAEIAPGIKVEQWAFGFPGQTPSVPGPEIRVKQGDLVRITLHNTLDQPHTIHLHGIVSLAQRMDGLDPVLPGQSFTYEFVATDAGTFAYHCHFQTNLHLDMGMYGALIVEPSDSASVIWTSEHTLILDEWDSRQDPENPVHHVVPNYFLVNGRASPLIPDLPILPGDVSLLRLINMGYDVHSMHLHGVTFLIVAKDGHDLPQPYKADTLLIGPGERYDLLVKGRDGRFVFHDHIGRHATNDGVYPGGIHFMVAGGPALDEHGHPDAHADDLSHDMGGMGERTNVTRLPLLGGADTPTIHAAGFKFTPQLLRVKRGTAVTWHNSDIVAHSIVLRDVDGSTTTYSLPRGGDLNVVFRRSGVYTYHCLPHPFMTGSITVE, encoded by the coding sequence ATGTTCCGATTTGCCGGCTTTGCCGTTTCGCTGCTGATTCTGTTCGCATCCGCTGTCGCGGCCGCACCGGGCCCCGACCGCGCGAGCCTGATCGACCAGTTCTTGCACACCCGGGTCGGCACCGTGTCACTCAAAGCCTTCAGCGGGCAGGTGCGCGAATTCACGCTGGAAGTGCACCGTATCCAGGCCGAGATTGCACCGGGCATCAAGGTGGAACAGTGGGCCTTTGGCTTTCCGGGACAGACCCCCAGCGTGCCCGGTCCGGAGATCCGCGTGAAGCAGGGTGACCTTGTGCGGATCACACTGCACAACACCCTCGACCAGCCGCACACTATTCACCTGCACGGCATCGTGTCGCTCGCACAGCGCATGGACGGACTTGATCCGGTCTTGCCGGGCCAGAGCTTCACCTATGAGTTCGTCGCAACAGATGCCGGCACCTTCGCGTATCACTGTCACTTCCAGACGAATCTGCACCTCGACATGGGGATGTACGGTGCCTTGATCGTCGAACCAAGTGATTCTGCCAGCGTGATCTGGACGAGCGAACACACCCTTATCCTCGACGAGTGGGACAGCCGCCAGGACCCTGAGAATCCGGTGCATCATGTGGTCCCGAATTATTTCCTCGTTAATGGCAGAGCCTCGCCACTGATCCCGGACCTGCCAATTCTGCCAGGCGACGTGAGTCTGCTGCGGCTCATCAACATGGGGTACGACGTTCATTCCATGCATCTGCACGGCGTGACCTTTCTTATCGTTGCTAAAGACGGGCATGATCTGCCCCAACCCTACAAGGCCGACACTCTTCTCATCGGGCCGGGCGAGCGTTATGACCTGCTTGTGAAAGGGCGTGACGGCAGATTCGTATTTCATGACCATATCGGGCGGCATGCCACCAACGACGGCGTCTATCCCGGCGGCATTCATTTTATGGTGGCTGGCGGTCCGGCCCTTGATGAACACGGGCACCCGGATGCGCACGCCGACGACCTGTCGCACGACATGGGAGGCATGGGCGAGAGGACGAACGTGACCAGACTGCCGCTTCTGGGCGGCGCAGACACCCCTACCATCCACGCGGCAGGCTTCAAGTTCACGCCGCAACTCCTGAGGGTCAAGCGTGGCACGGCCGTCACGTGGCATAACAGTGACATCGTGGCGCACAGCATCGTGCTGCGGGATGTGGACGGCAGCACGACGACTTACAGTCTGCCGCGCGGCGGCGACCTGAACGTGGTCTTCAGGAGGTCCGGCGTTTATACCTACCATTGTCTGCCTCACCCGTTCATGACCGGCTCCATCACCGTGGAATAA